GTTATAAATTTTTGCCTATCCATCTGTGACAAATCTATATTTTGTATTTTGAACAATACATTTCTAAGTTTTGCTATAGCTAGAGCTCTTTTACCATCATTTTCACCTGAATTATCTCCTGCTCCTGTTTTTATGTTCATTACATTATCCATAATTTTAGTATTTACTGCTATATTACTAGCATCTATTTCTTCTTCACCTAGCATTTGTATACTGCCATCAGGGTTCAATTTAAATTCATCTTTATTAACGAAAAAAGGCATGTCATCATTTGAAGCATCACTTTGCCCACTGTGAACTGCATTCACTGAAAAAGCTATAGATTTGGCTAATTTATTAATTTGATCCTCATAGTTATCTACATCTTCCTGAACTGACATATAACCTTGAAGACTTCCATCAGATGGCTTAAATAATCCTAATTTTTTGTCTAATATAGATAAATCATTTGGATTTGTTATATCGATAGCCTTATCAACATAAGCATTCCCTTCTTCATCTGCCCAAATTACTCTACATTCATCTATATGTCTTTTTATTTCATTAGCCTTTCCTTGCTCAACTGGTGTATTAAAATTTATCATTATTTCCTTTCCAGGTCTATTACTATCTCCTTCTTTTAAATAATTTATCTTTAAACCAGTTACTTTTCCTTGATCGTTCTTAACTTCTTCTATTCCATTTATGTAAGAAAATCTGCTTACAGCATAATTAGGTTCTTTTCTTACTAAAAGTTTTTCTCCACCTTCTGGAATATCTTCTACATCTCCAGGACTTAAGTCTATGGTATAAAAATTCTTCTTTTTAACATCTATATTAAATTCTGCACTTAATTTATCCATAAGCAAATCTCTTCTGTCCATTAAGTCATTAGGCTCTTGTCCAGAAATTTTAACATTCATTATTTGCTGATTTAAAGAATCTATTTGCTCAAGATAATTATTAATTTGGAAAACAGTATCCTTTATAACTGTTTGAGTATTAGTTCTTATCTTTTGAAGCTGATTATAAGTATGATTTAGTTCATTAGCAAGAGCATTAGCTTGTTGTGCTACCACAGTTCTAGCATTAGACGTATCCGCCTGCTTTGACAGTTCTTGCCACGAATCAAAAAACTTACCTATAACCGTGGAAAGGCCCTGATCTGATGGTTCATTAAATACGCTTTCTATTTCACTTAAGAATCTGTCCCTAGCTTCATAAGTACCCATAACACTCTGTTCATTTCTAAATTGAAAATCTAAAAACTCATCTCTAACCCTTTGAATTATTGATATTTCAACTCCAGTACCTAATTGCCCTGGTCCTATAGCATTATTTACGGAAGGCATAGCAAAAGGTCTTGTAGTTTCCATTATAGCTCTTTGCCTTGAATAACCTTCTGTATTAGCGTTCGCAATATTATGTGTAGTTACATCTATAGCCTTCTGTTGAGCAAAAAGCCCTCTTTTGGCTACATTAAATGTTGCAAATAATCCTGACAACAATAATCACCCTTTCTACTAATCCTGATTACTAATTGCTATTTTTTAGTAACTAACTCTTTAATCCTTATTACAGCTAAAACCAACTGTGGATTATG
The DNA window shown above is from Haloimpatiens massiliensis and carries:
- the flgK gene encoding flagellar hook-associated protein FlgK, producing the protein MSGLFATFNVAKRGLFAQQKAIDVTTHNIANANTEGYSRQRAIMETTRPFAMPSVNNAIGPGQLGTGVEISIIQRVRDEFLDFQFRNEQSVMGTYEARDRFLSEIESVFNEPSDQGLSTVIGKFFDSWQELSKQADTSNARTVVAQQANALANELNHTYNQLQKIRTNTQTVIKDTVFQINNYLEQIDSLNQQIMNVKISGQEPNDLMDRRDLLMDKLSAEFNIDVKKKNFYTIDLSPGDVEDIPEGGEKLLVRKEPNYAVSRFSYINGIEEVKNDQGKVTGLKINYLKEGDSNRPGKEIMINFNTPVEQGKANEIKRHIDECRVIWADEEGNAYVDKAIDITNPNDLSILDKKLGLFKPSDGSLQGYMSVQEDVDNYEDQINKLAKSIAFSVNAVHSGQSDASNDDMPFFVNKDEFKLNPDGSIQMLGEEEIDASNIAVNTKIMDNVMNIKTGAGDNSGENDGKRALAIAKLRNVLFKIQNIDLSQMDRQKFITDLTGGFAKDEELEVYTIQSNVNGMTIDNYFKDTVDTLGIQENEARRIVGNQEKLLSDFDQRRTSVSGVSMDEEMANLIQFQHAYGANAKIISTVDELLDVVVNGLKR